One part of the uncultured Bacteroides sp. genome encodes these proteins:
- a CDS encoding lipocalin-like domain-containing protein — translation MMKKIYILLIMLLTSATSCQKASINGDLDGMWQLMKIEYKDQTSKSPDQLYYCVQLHMVQLQGAAMCSGTFSRSGDSLRVIIRNHKAADVSAYGMNDTIQNFFIEKLSSEKMIINSSFARLSFRKF, via the coding sequence ATGATGAAAAAAATATATATACTTTTGATAATGCTTCTAACAAGTGCCACTTCCTGTCAGAAAGCTTCCATAAATGGTGATTTAGATGGTATGTGGCAATTGATGAAGATTGAGTACAAGGATCAGACTTCCAAATCTCCCGATCAGTTGTATTATTGCGTTCAGTTACATATGGTTCAGTTGCAGGGAGCTGCAATGTGTTCTGGTACTTTTTCACGCTCCGGAGATTCGCTTCGGGTAATAATCCGTAATCATAAAGCGGCAGATGTTTCTGCTTATGGAATGAACGATACGATTCAGAACTTTTTTATAGAGAAACTATCTTCCGAGAAAATGATTATTAATTCTTCTTTTGCCCGTTTGTCATTTCGAAAGTTCTGA
- a CDS encoding capsule assembly Wzi family protein, giving the protein MNKKCLAILFTAILFPFSAKGQVDKGLTYTIESGVTAASGEHSPLWINANKQGLSSISKENGYLSAGIFRPLQDDKKVAYGYGLELAGAYNFTSSFIVQQAYVDFKYNKIGVSIGSKERYGEFTNPELSSGGLTVAGNARPIPQLRVGLPEYLAIPGTEEWLSFRGHVAYGRFTDDNWQKDFTTPMGKRTTDVLYHSKAIYVKIGKEHVSPWKLEFGLQMEAEFGGTQYSNGKTFRMPSKLKDYLKALVPMSGGEDTPVSDQANVEGNQLGSWHFSLNYKLQGWNLRAYYEHYFEDHSMLVMQYPWKDGLLGFEITPPKNPVVSGVVYEYIGSKDQSGPVYWDHNNVINEQISARDNYYNHGFYTGWQHWGQAIGNPLFTSPIYNSNGQIAFTNNRIIAHHLGISGKPTDEIQYRVLLSHSDNWGTYGEPFKEVKQNTSALVELTYAPAKMKGWSFSLSGAMDRGSLLSDNTGGMVTLRKTGLLSK; this is encoded by the coding sequence ATGAATAAAAAATGTTTAGCAATACTTTTTACTGCAATATTGTTTCCTTTCTCTGCTAAAGGACAGGTAGATAAAGGCTTAACTTACACTATTGAAAGTGGAGTAACTGCAGCATCGGGAGAACATTCACCGCTGTGGATAAATGCCAATAAACAGGGACTTTCTTCTATTTCTAAAGAAAATGGTTATCTGTCTGCTGGAATATTTCGTCCGCTTCAGGATGATAAGAAAGTGGCTTACGGCTATGGACTAGAGTTGGCCGGAGCCTATAACTTTACTTCCAGTTTTATTGTGCAGCAGGCTTATGTTGATTTTAAGTATAATAAAATTGGAGTTTCCATAGGTAGCAAGGAGAGATACGGAGAGTTTACAAATCCTGAGCTTTCCAGTGGCGGACTTACTGTAGCCGGAAATGCACGACCTATTCCTCAGTTGCGTGTTGGATTACCCGAGTATCTTGCAATTCCCGGTACTGAAGAATGGCTCTCTTTTCGTGGACATGTTGCTTACGGCCGTTTTACGGATGACAATTGGCAGAAAGATTTTACTACTCCAATGGGAAAGCGTACTACAGATGTGCTTTACCATTCCAAGGCTATTTATGTAAAAATTGGAAAAGAACATGTTTCTCCCTGGAAACTTGAATTTGGATTGCAGATGGAAGCTGAATTTGGCGGAACTCAATATAGTAACGGCAAAACATTTAGAATGCCTTCCAAATTGAAGGATTACTTAAAAGCTCTAGTTCCCATGTCGGGAGGAGAAGATACACCTGTGTCTGATCAGGCAAATGTTGAAGGTAATCAGTTGGGCAGCTGGCATTTTTCTTTGAATTACAAACTTCAAGGATGGAACCTACGTGCTTATTATGAACATTACTTTGAGGATCACTCTATGCTGGTGATGCAGTATCCCTGGAAAGATGGATTGCTTGGTTTTGAGATTACTCCCCCAAAGAATCCTGTGGTGAGCGGAGTGGTATATGAATATATTGGCAGTAAAGATCAAAGCGGTCCGGTTTACTGGGATCATAACAATGTAATCAACGAACAGATAAGTGCCCGCGATAATTATTATAACCATGGCTTTTATACCGGTTGGCAGCATTGGGGGCAAGCTATAGGTAATCCGCTGTTTACCTCGCCAATTTACAACAGTAACGGACAGATTGCATTCACTAATAATCGCATTATAGCACATCATCTGGGTATTTCCGGTAAACCTACGGATGAGATTCAATATAGAGTGCTTCTGTCGCACAGTGATAACTGGGGGACGTATGGTGAACCATTTAAGGAGGTTAAACAGAATACTTCTGCATTGGTGGAACTTACTTATGCTCCTGCAAAAATGAAAGGGTGGAGTTTTAGCCTTTCGGGTGCAATGGACCGTGGCTCGCTGTTGAGTGATAATACCGGCGGAATGGTTACTCTTCGTAAAACAGGTTTGCTGAGTAAATAG
- a CDS encoding glycosyltransferase family 4 protein — MKVMLVSQYFYPEQFKCNDVAFELVKRGYEVTVATGIPNYPDGKFFNGYGIFKRRKEKINGVNVIRIPLVPRGKGRGIEIAINGFSWALIASVWAFFHALRNKYDYVLVHESSPVTQAFPATVIKRMQRIPFYFWVLDLWPESLTSAGGVTNKYVLGFFTSMVRFLYKQSDKILISSKGFKHSICAKGNFADKMIYFPNWAEDVIGTELASYEIPQLPDGFKVMFAGNIGEAQDFEHILAAAHKLKDNKEIKWIILGSGRKKEWVINYINENELQDTVYLMGSYPVDAMPAFFSKADVMLVSLKDELIFNLTVPAKLQAYMAAGKPVVAMLNGDAAQLVDEAKCGLASSAGNSDGLAHNILQLKDMNKDELTSLGMNGRDFYKKYFDKTRCMDQLCELLSK; from the coding sequence ATGAAAGTGATGTTGGTTTCTCAATACTTTTATCCCGAACAGTTTAAATGTAACGATGTTGCTTTTGAACTGGTGAAACGCGGGTATGAGGTTACTGTTGCAACTGGTATTCCCAATTATCCGGATGGTAAGTTCTTTAACGGGTATGGCATTTTCAAAAGAAGAAAAGAAAAGATAAATGGCGTGAATGTGATCAGAATACCTTTGGTTCCTCGCGGAAAAGGGCGTGGCATTGAAATCGCAATTAATGGCTTTAGCTGGGCTCTGATTGCTTCTGTATGGGCTTTTTTTCATGCATTAAGAAATAAATACGATTATGTGCTGGTGCACGAGTCATCTCCGGTAACACAAGCGTTTCCGGCTACAGTAATAAAGAGAATGCAAAGAATACCGTTCTATTTCTGGGTGCTCGATTTATGGCCGGAGAGTTTGACTAGTGCGGGTGGAGTTACCAACAAATATGTTCTTGGCTTTTTTACCTCTATGGTGAGATTCCTATACAAACAGTCAGATAAAATTCTTATTAGTTCAAAAGGTTTTAAACACTCTATCTGTGCAAAAGGAAACTTTGCCGATAAGATGATTTATTTTCCTAATTGGGCAGAAGATGTAATAGGCACTGAGTTGGCATCTTATGAAATTCCGCAGTTGCCAGATGGTTTTAAAGTAATGTTTGCAGGTAATATTGGTGAGGCGCAGGACTTTGAACATATTCTGGCAGCAGCTCATAAATTGAAAGATAATAAAGAAATAAAATGGATTATTCTGGGAAGTGGCAGGAAGAAAGAGTGGGTAATAAATTATATAAATGAGAATGAATTGCAGGATACAGTTTATCTTATGGGTTCATATCCGGTAGATGCTATGCCAGCTTTTTTCAGTAAGGCAGATGTGATGTTGGTTTCCTTGAAAGACGAACTTATCTTTAATCTGACTGTTCCTGCAAAACTTCAGGCTTATATGGCTGCTGGCAAACCGGTTGTTGCTATGCTTAATGGCGATGCAGCTCAGTTGGTAGATGAAGCTAAATGTGGTTTGGCATCTTCTGCTGGTAATTCCGATGGCCTGGCTCATAATATATTGCAACTGAAAGACATGAATAAGGACGAGCTTACCTCATTGGGGATGAATGGACGAGATTTTTATAAAAAATATTTTGATAAAACCAGGTGTATGGATCAACTATGCGAGTTATTATCGAAGTAA
- a CDS encoding glycosyltransferase has protein sequence MCATAISIIVPVYKAELYLHKCVDSILSQTFSDFELLLIDDGSPDNSGEICDDYEAKDSRICVFHKENGGASSARNVGLDKAVGKWVCFVDSDDWIERNCLEVIHRYAVEDELDCLQFSYKRIDKNGNVVLTEVGKTSVMNLKDYIEAGVFCFRAGGTLLKKNVIDSANLRFKEGLKLAEDQLFMLTAMAHSKRMRRIQDTLYCYFINENSVTENARFNDVYNSIIAYSEFKHRDLFHRHIDSMILAQVFAALRLSACNMTVLYGILKNIKIETKAGELDGFNMKFLKLMWNYFLLPALFMLKLEFKVRKYLK, from the coding sequence ATGTGTGCTACCGCAATTAGTATCATAGTGCCTGTTTATAAGGCTGAACTATATCTACACAAGTGTGTGGATAGCATTCTGTCTCAAACATTCTCAGACTTTGAATTGTTATTGATTGACGATGGAAGTCCGGATAATTCAGGGGAAATATGTGATGATTACGAAGCAAAGGATTCGCGGATTTGCGTGTTCCACAAAGAAAATGGAGGTGCAAGTTCGGCTAGAAATGTAGGGCTCGATAAGGCTGTTGGTAAGTGGGTGTGCTTTGTGGACTCCGATGACTGGATTGAACGTAACTGTCTTGAAGTAATTCATCGGTATGCGGTTGAAGATGAACTGGATTGCCTTCAGTTTTCTTACAAGCGGATTGATAAGAATGGCAATGTGGTGCTGACTGAAGTGGGAAAAACGTCGGTAATGAATCTGAAAGATTATATAGAAGCTGGAGTTTTCTGTTTTCGAGCCGGAGGAACTTTGTTGAAAAAGAATGTGATTGACTCTGCTAATCTTCGTTTTAAAGAGGGATTAAAGTTAGCAGAAGATCAGCTTTTTATGCTGACGGCAATGGCGCATAGCAAAAGAATGAGAAGAATACAGGATACGTTATACTGTTATTTTATAAATGAGAATTCCGTAACAGAAAATGCCCGTTTTAATGATGTGTACAATTCTATAATAGCTTATAGTGAATTTAAACATAGAGATCTATTTCATCGGCATATAGATTCAATGATACTTGCTCAGGTGTTTGCTGCATTGAGATTAAGTGCCTGTAATATGACTGTGTTATATGGAATATTGAAAAATATAAAGATAGAAACAAAGGCAGGAGAGTTGGACGGGTTTAATATGAAGTTTCTGAAACTGATGTGGAACTACTTCCTGTTGCCTGCATTGTTTATGTTGAAGCTGGAATTTAAAGTCAGAAAATATTTAAAATAA
- a CDS encoding glycosyltransferase, whose protein sequence is MKNTPLVSIIVVTYNSSEFVLETLESAKEQTYQNIELIVTDDCSKDNTVELCKEWIQKNCDRFVRTEVVTVPQNTGIAANCNRGGGAAEGSWIKFIAGDDILAADCVDAFVDFVKLNKEARVVESKSLFFRYVFNESNFYHIEDLGGDVFFSPETGAAEQYSFLLRRNPIHGPSVFINRNIIEEVGGFDERFPYVDDHPMWLKLTKAGYRFYFMDRITVFYRTHDTSVYASIGKDKIYNTFYIKLMDFDRVYRLPYVSSSERYHCIYRYHCKRAFDVLGLNRNNIVCRDLLRLVLKLNPFKRMC, encoded by the coding sequence ATGAAAAACACACCTTTAGTTTCGATTATTGTTGTTACTTATAACTCATCTGAATTTGTTCTTGAAACACTTGAAAGTGCTAAAGAACAGACCTATCAAAATATTGAACTAATAGTGACCGACGACTGTTCAAAGGATAATACTGTAGAATTATGTAAGGAGTGGATACAAAAGAACTGTGACCGGTTTGTAAGAACAGAGGTTGTAACTGTGCCTCAGAATACAGGCATTGCAGCCAACTGTAACAGGGGGGGGGGAGCAGCTGAAGGTTCATGGATTAAATTTATAGCAGGTGATGATATTCTGGCTGCAGACTGTGTGGATGCCTTTGTTGATTTTGTAAAACTGAATAAAGAAGCTCGGGTGGTGGAGTCGAAGTCACTCTTCTTCAGATATGTTTTTAATGAGAGTAATTTCTATCATATTGAAGATCTGGGAGGGGATGTTTTCTTTTCTCCTGAAACCGGAGCTGCGGAGCAATACAGCTTTTTGCTGAGGAGAAATCCGATACATGGACCGTCTGTTTTTATAAACAGAAATATCATAGAAGAGGTAGGTGGCTTTGATGAACGTTTTCCGTATGTGGATGATCATCCGATGTGGCTTAAGCTAACTAAGGCAGGATATAGGTTCTATTTCATGGATCGAATTACAGTGTTCTATCGGACTCATGATACTTCGGTATATGCTTCTATTGGTAAAGATAAGATTTACAATACTTTTTATATTAAACTGATGGATTTTGACAGGGTTTACAGGCTTCCCTATGTTTCTTCTTCTGAAAGATATCACTGCATTTACAGATATCATTGCAAAAGAGCGTTTGATGTTTTAGGGCTGAACCGAAACAATATAGTTTGCCGGGACTTGCTGAGGCTGGTTTTGAAACTGAATCCGTTTAAACGAATGTGTTAA
- a CDS encoding O-antigen translocase, protein MTKDEHDKNSYKESLKATSLFGGVQVYNILIGIIRSKFVAVLLGPVGMGINGLLISATDLIMSLTNLGLGTSAVRDIAEANATKDAGKIALVIRVFRWLVWLTGLLGAVICLLFSPYLSYVTFGNYQYTVAFVILSSSVLFKQLATGQTALLQGMRKYADMAKANVIGNTIGLFLTVPLYYLWGLDAIVPVLVITSVISFILSYYYSNKVKIEKVEITTKSIKKEGKGMLKMGFFISLQGLFSVGASYLVRIFISNKGGLDDVGLFTAGFAIINTYVGLIFTAMGTDYYPRLSAVNSDGEVFNKTINQQAEISLLLLAPIIAGFIIFIKPVVTILYSSKFLPVEGLIYWAILGIFFKAASWTIAYSFLAKGDTTAFFWSELAAIIYTTAFNILGYMYWGLTGLGISFLVGYIVYLIQVWIIAGKRYHIHFQKGIYKVFGIQFLLSALCIVLVLLAPMSIRYILGSLFVVFSFYYSYQELDKRIDISDIIKKKIRR, encoded by the coding sequence ATGACTAAAGATGAACACGATAAAAATTCTTATAAGGAAAGTCTGAAAGCTACCTCACTATTCGGAGGAGTACAAGTATACAATATTCTGATAGGTATTATACGTTCAAAGTTTGTAGCTGTACTTCTGGGACCGGTAGGTATGGGTATTAACGGTTTGTTGATTTCGGCTACGGATTTGATAATGTCGCTTACCAATTTAGGATTGGGTACCAGTGCTGTGAGAGATATTGCAGAAGCCAATGCAACAAAGGATGCCGGAAAAATAGCGTTGGTTATACGTGTGTTTCGTTGGTTGGTATGGCTAACCGGATTGCTTGGCGCTGTTATTTGCTTACTGTTCTCTCCTTATCTGAGTTATGTTACATTTGGAAATTATCAATATACAGTAGCCTTTGTTATTCTTTCATCGTCAGTTCTGTTTAAACAGCTTGCTACCGGACAAACAGCCTTGCTGCAAGGCATGCGAAAGTATGCCGATATGGCTAAAGCAAATGTTATAGGTAATACGATTGGACTCTTTTTAACAGTTCCTTTATACTATTTATGGGGGCTGGATGCTATAGTTCCGGTTTTGGTCATAACCAGTGTTATTTCATTCATCTTGTCTTATTATTATTCCAATAAAGTTAAGATTGAGAAGGTTGAAATAACTACAAAAAGTATAAAGAAAGAGGGAAAAGGAATGCTGAAGATGGGATTTTTCATCAGTCTTCAGGGCTTGTTTTCAGTGGGAGCTTCTTATCTGGTGAGAATCTTTATCAGCAACAAAGGTGGCTTGGATGATGTGGGCCTTTTTACGGCTGGTTTTGCCATTATAAACACGTATGTGGGACTTATATTTACAGCGATGGGAACCGACTATTATCCCCGGCTTTCGGCTGTGAACTCTGATGGTGAGGTGTTTAATAAAACAATAAATCAACAAGCAGAAATAAGTTTGTTGCTACTGGCTCCTATCATCGCAGGTTTCATTATTTTCATAAAACCGGTGGTAACTATACTTTATTCCAGCAAATTTTTACCGGTTGAAGGTCTTATTTACTGGGCTATACTTGGTATATTCTTTAAAGCTGCCAGTTGGACTATTGCTTATTCCTTTCTTGCAAAAGGAGATACAACCGCATTTTTTTGGAGCGAGTTAGCAGCCATTATCTATACCACAGCTTTTAATATTCTTGGATATATGTATTGGGGGCTTACAGGTTTGGGTATCTCTTTTTTGGTTGGATATATCGTTTATTTGATACAGGTGTGGATTATTGCAGGTAAAAGATACCATATTCATTTTCAAAAAGGAATTTATAAAGTTTTTGGTATACAATTTTTATTGTCGGCTCTTTGTATCGTATTAGTATTGCTTGCTCCAATGAGCATCAGATATATATTGGGTAGTTTATTTGTTGTATTCTCATTTTATTACTCATATCAGGAACTGGATAAGAGAATAGATATCAGCGATATTATTAAAAAGAAAATTCGACGATGA
- a CDS encoding DegT/DnrJ/EryC1/StrS family aminotransferase: MIKFLDLQKVTARYADEIHEAVSRTVDSGWYLQGKENEAFEENYSRYIGTRHTIGVANGLDALIWIFRAYMEMGVMKPGDEIIVPANTYIASMLAISENGLVPVLVEPALDSYQIDDRLIEKAITPKTKGILIVHLYGQCAYTEKIGELCSKYSLKLIEDNAQAHGCMYKGKRTGSLGDAAGHSFYPGKNLGALGDAGAVTTDDKELAEIVRAVANYGSFKKYVFKYTGRNSRLDEIQAAVLNVKLKHLDEDIELRKKVAAYYIKHITNPLVITPKVNDRDAHVFHLFPIRCQRRDELQKYLDENGVQTVIHYPIPPHKQECYKVWNELWLPVTEQIHKEELSLPMSPVMSMEEVQSVVNKINLFV; encoded by the coding sequence ATGATTAAGTTTCTGGATTTACAAAAAGTGACTGCCAGATATGCTGATGAAATACATGAGGCAGTAAGCAGAACTGTTGATTCCGGTTGGTATCTGCAGGGAAAGGAGAATGAGGCTTTTGAAGAAAACTATTCCCGATATATTGGAACAAGGCATACCATTGGTGTGGCCAACGGGCTAGATGCACTGATATGGATTTTCAGAGCCTATATGGAGATGGGAGTGATGAAACCGGGTGATGAAATCATTGTTCCGGCCAATACTTATATAGCCTCTATGCTGGCTATTTCGGAAAATGGACTGGTGCCTGTCCTTGTAGAACCTGCTTTGGATTCTTATCAGATAGATGACCGTTTGATTGAAAAGGCTATTACTCCGAAAACCAAAGGTATACTTATTGTGCATTTGTATGGTCAATGTGCTTATACGGAGAAAATTGGAGAACTTTGCAGTAAATATTCGCTGAAGCTGATTGAAGATAATGCGCAGGCGCACGGTTGTATGTATAAGGGAAAAAGAACAGGTTCATTGGGTGATGCTGCCGGACATAGTTTTTATCCTGGTAAGAATCTGGGTGCTTTGGGTGATGCTGGTGCGGTAACTACCGATGATAAGGAGTTGGCAGAGATTGTTAGAGCTGTAGCCAATTATGGATCGTTTAAAAAATATGTATTCAAATATACAGGAAGAAACAGTAGACTGGATGAAATACAGGCTGCTGTGCTAAACGTGAAACTGAAACATCTGGATGAAGATATTGAGCTACGGAAAAAGGTGGCAGCTTATTATATTAAGCACATAACTAATCCTTTGGTGATTACTCCGAAAGTGAATGATCGGGATGCACATGTTTTCCATCTGTTCCCTATTCGTTGCCAGAGAAGAGATGAATTACAGAAATATTTAGATGAAAACGGAGTGCAGACAGTTATTCATTATCCGATACCTCCTCATAAGCAGGAATGCTACAAGGTGTGGAACGAACTGTGGTTGCCTGTTACTGAACAGATTCATAAAGAGGAACTGAGCTTACCTATGAGTCCGGTGATGAGCATGGAAGAGGTGCAGAGCGTTGTAAATAAAATTAATCTTTTTGTTTGA
- a CDS encoding GNAT family N-acetyltransferase — MFEIRRYDSEYADEWDSFVENSKNGTFIFLRNYMDYHSDRFHDNSLMIYRKGKLYTLLPANRVDDVLYSHQGLTHGGFIMSVEVTAMDMVRIFELLNEYLKNIGIRKVIYKPIPSIYHQMPAQEDLYALFKNNAVILARNVSSTIFQKNKIKFYKMRRLAARKAQENNVVISESDDYAAFWNILEENLKDRHHTKPVHTLDEILLLHSRFPDNIKLYLTYINEIPLGGVVVYITKQVVHPQYCSATAMGKELGVLDLLFDYLINTKYTDVPVFDFGQSTEHLGCYLNEGLIFQKEGLGARALMYDIYEYSVSPETEDELSQRVVFEWFNECYLNSSYHWLKDSETRQLMDIPDFTRTFQHYWFKSLQERYGYLIWGVRYDGKRIGCCGLKNVSFCTAEFWGFIGEKSYWGMGIGKVMLKKCINMATELKLCRIYLKVLPENKRAINLYSRLDFNIYNKDDDYIYMERKL, encoded by the coding sequence ATGTTCGAAATCAGGAGATATGACAGCGAATATGCAGATGAATGGGATTCATTTGTAGAGAATTCAAAGAACGGGACATTTATTTTCCTCAGGAATTATATGGATTACCATTCAGATAGGTTTCATGACAATTCATTGATGATTTACCGTAAAGGGAAATTATACACCTTGTTGCCGGCAAACAGAGTTGATGATGTTCTATATTCACATCAGGGGCTTACTCACGGAGGATTTATTATGTCGGTGGAGGTTACAGCAATGGATATGGTCAGGATTTTTGAACTGTTAAATGAATATTTAAAGAATATTGGAATCAGAAAGGTCATTTATAAACCTATACCGAGTATTTATCATCAGATGCCAGCGCAGGAAGATTTATACGCTTTGTTTAAAAATAATGCCGTAATTCTGGCAAGAAATGTGTCGTCGACCATCTTTCAGAAAAATAAAATTAAGTTTTATAAGATGAGAAGACTCGCAGCACGCAAGGCGCAGGAGAATAATGTGGTAATAAGTGAGAGCGATGATTATGCTGCTTTCTGGAACATTCTGGAGGAGAATTTAAAGGACAGACATCACACAAAACCGGTGCATACGCTTGATGAAATATTGTTGCTGCACTCCCGGTTTCCTGATAATATAAAACTTTATCTGACCTATATAAATGAGATTCCATTAGGCGGAGTTGTGGTTTATATTACAAAACAGGTGGTTCATCCACAGTATTGCTCGGCCACCGCTATGGGAAAAGAACTGGGTGTGCTGGATTTGCTGTTTGATTATCTAATAAATACAAAATATACAGATGTACCGGTCTTTGATTTTGGTCAGTCTACTGAACATTTGGGATGTTACCTGAACGAAGGATTGATTTTTCAGAAGGAGGGTTTGGGTGCCAGGGCATTGATGTATGATATTTATGAATATTCCGTTTCTCCGGAAACAGAGGATGAATTATCGCAGAGAGTGGTTTTTGAATGGTTTAATGAATGTTACCTAAATTCATCTTACCATTGGTTGAAAGATTCTGAAACCCGGCAATTGATGGATATACCCGATTTTACGCGAACCTTTCAGCATTATTGGTTCAAATCTTTGCAGGAAAGGTATGGCTATTTAATTTGGGGAGTAAGGTATGATGGAAAAAGAATAGGGTGTTGCGGACTTAAGAATGTATCTTTCTGCACCGCTGAATTTTGGGGATTTATAGGTGAGAAAAGTTATTGGGGCATGGGTATTGGAAAAGTTATGCTGAAGAAATGCATAAATATGGCCACGGAGTTGAAGCTGTGCAGAATCTATCTGAAAGTATTACCTGAAAATAAGCGTGCTATAAACTTATACTCCCGACTCGATTTTAATATTTACAATAAAGATGATGATTACATTTATATGGAGAGAAAGTTATGA
- a CDS encoding FdtA/QdtA family cupin domain-containing protein, protein MKRTTVYDCSIIELDKHHHEKGNITVVENGNTVPFHVKRSYYLYDVPGGASRGGHAHKELRQLIIAASGSFDVTLDDGQLKRTFKLNRPYQGLLVVPGIWRELDDFSSGSVCLVLASMVYEESDYIREYEDFLKIKFSNE, encoded by the coding sequence ATGAAACGGACCACGGTTTATGATTGTAGTATAATAGAACTTGATAAACACCATCACGAGAAAGGAAATATAACCGTGGTGGAAAATGGAAATACGGTTCCATTTCACGTTAAGCGTTCTTATTATCTGTATGATGTGCCCGGAGGAGCATCGAGAGGCGGACATGCACACAAGGAACTTCGGCAACTGATTATAGCTGCCAGTGGTAGTTTTGATGTGACACTGGACGATGGGCAACTGAAACGAACATTTAAACTAAACAGGCCTTACCAGGGATTGCTGGTGGTTCCGGGTATATGGCGTGAACTGGATGATTTTTCTTCCGGATCTGTTTGTCTGGTTCTGGCTTCAATGGTATATGAGGAGAGTGATTATATCCGTGAATATGAGGATTTTCTAAAGATTAAATTCAGTAACGAATAG
- a CDS encoding FdtA/QdtA family cupin domain-containing protein: MKIKDVKIIDLPKILDPRGNLSFIEEHKHVPFKIARSYWIYDVPGGVTRGGHAYRRNQEFIVALSGSFDVIIDDGNERKVFSLNRSYYGLYVPKGLWRQMGNFSTNSLALILASTLFDQDDYIYDYEHFKKLKK, translated from the coding sequence ATGAAAATTAAAGATGTAAAAATTATCGATTTACCTAAGATACTTGATCCGAGGGGAAATCTCTCTTTTATTGAAGAGCATAAACATGTTCCTTTTAAAATAGCTCGTTCTTACTGGATATATGATGTGCCGGGAGGAGTAACCAGAGGTGGACATGCTTATCGGAGGAATCAGGAATTCATTGTGGCTCTTTCCGGAAGCTTTGATGTGATTATTGACGACGGAAATGAGAGGAAAGTGTTTTCGCTGAACAGGTCATATTACGGATTGTATGTGCCGAAAGGCTTATGGAGGCAGATGGGGAATTTCTCAACAAACTCTCTGGCATTGATTCTGGCATCCACTCTTTTTGATCAGGATGATTATATTTATGACTATGAACACTTTAAAAAATTAAAAAAATGA